A single region of the Phyllostomus discolor isolate MPI-MPIP mPhyDis1 chromosome 14, mPhyDis1.pri.v3, whole genome shotgun sequence genome encodes:
- the PRG4 gene encoding proteoglycan 4 isoform X3, which translates to MEWKMLPVCLLLLSVFSVQQVSSQDVSSCAGRCGEGYSRDTPCSCDYNCQHYMECCPDFKRVCTVELSCKGRCFESFSRGRECDCDSDCKKYGKCCPDYAAFCEEVHNPTTPPSPKTAPPPPPAGAPPPVKSTTKRSPKSTDKKKTKKVIESEEITEEHSVSENQESSSSSSSSSSSIRKFKSSKNSAANRELKKKPKVKDDKKPPPKKKPAPEPPVGDEAGSGLDNGDFKPTSTPDLPATQRSQVTTTSKVTTVTTTNSKPSPSPDSETSKQTSSTANTETTVETKETSVTTKETSTSAKEKTTSGTETRSSETTSTKDSVATTVSAKSTTEVETTAKSVNPTTTQKPSPTTTPKKPAPTTPKEPAPTTPKTPEPTTPKKPAPTTPKEPAPTTPKTPEPTTPKEPAPTTPKKPEPTTPKKPVPTTPKEPAPTTPKEPAPTTPKAPEPTTPKKPEPTTPKKPEPTSPKEPEPTSPKEPEPTSPKEPEPTSPKEPAPTSPETPAPTTSKASTPPTPPKNPAASTPEFPLEPTPEALENSPKEPAVPTTKAPKGTKPEMTTTVKDKTTEKATQTTTEITTATSKSTTVDTATPKEEKATESKKTTTTVQVTTTTTKDATTSSKATPKETTPASKVTTTTKKTTTTTEESRNTPEETTTTSEDTATNSKITPELPNPTKAPQTPTSTKKPNTTPAVRKPKPTPSPPKMTTSTVPTPNPAPSGKATPPTSTSSHQAPNSEVVDENPCDEDANAAEEEKPPVSLRPQVLTPIIIPGSDLIVQGPDQAIGINPMLSDETNLCNGKPVDGLTTLANGTLVAFRGHYFWMLNPSRPPPPPRRITEVWGIPSPIDTVFTRCNCEGKTFFFKDSQYWRFTNDVQDPGYPKQIVKGFGGLTGKIVAALSIPKYKDRPEAVYFFKRGGRVQEYTYRQEPNRKCAARGPAINYPVFGETTQVRRRRFERGTGPQVHTIRVQYTPIRVHYQDRGFLHEEAKVSALWRGLPSVVTSAVALPNLRKPDGYDYYAFSRDRHYNIDVPRRTARAVTTRSGQTLSNVWYNCPQAGEQGKRQ; encoded by the exons ATGGAGTGGAAGATGCTTCCTGTGTGCTTGTTGCTGCTCTCTGTTTTCTCGGTTCAGCAAGTGTCTTCTCAAG aTGTGTCAAGCTGTGCAGGGAGATGTGGGGAAGGGTATTCTAGAGATACCCCCTGCAGCTGTGACTATAACTGTCAACACTACATGGAGTGCTGCCCCGATTTCAAGAGAGTCTGCACCGTGG AGCTTTCCTGTAAAGGCCGCTGCTTCGAGTCCTTTTCCCGAGGGCGGGAGTGTGACTGCGACTCAGACTGTAAGAAGTACGGCAAGTGCTGTCCGGACTACGCCGCTTTCTGCGAGGAAG TGCATAACCCCACGACACCGCCGTCTCCAAAGACTGCGCCCCCACCTCCGCCTGCAGGAGCACCTCCGCCCGTCAAATCAACCACCAAACGTTCGCCCAAATCCACAGACAAGAAGAAGACTAAGAAAGTTATAGAATCAGAGGAAATAACAGAAG aacattctgtttctgaaaatcaagagtcttcctcctcctcttcctcttcctcttcaagTATTCGGAAATTCAAGTCTTCCAAAAACTCAGCTGCTAAtagagaattaaagaagaaacccaAAG TAAAAGATGACAAGAAACCACCTCCTAAAAAGAAACCTGCTCCAGAACCACCAGTTGGAGACGAAGCTGGAAGCGGACTGGACAACGGTGATTTCAAGCCCACCTCAACTCCGGACCTGCCTGCCACTCAGCGCAGTCAAGTCACCACAACCTCCAAGGTGACAACAGTGACAACGACAAATTCTAAACCCAGCCCGTCGCCTGACTCTGAAACATCCAAACAGACATCTTCGACAGCCAATACGGAGACAACAGTTGAAACTAAAGAGACTTCTGTAACAACTAAAGAGACTTCGACGAGTGCAAAAGAGAAAACGACTTCAGGCACAGAAACACGAAGTTCAGAAACAACATCTACTAAAGATTCGGTAGCCACGACAGTTTCTGCTAAATCTACAACCGAAGTTGAAACGACAGCCAAATCTGTTAATCCCACCACCACTCAAAagccttctcccaccacc ACCCCCAAGAAGCCTGCACCCACCACCCCCAAGGAGCCTGCACCCACCACCCCCAAAACACCTGAACCTACTACCCCCAAGAAGCCTGCACCCACGACCCCCAAGGAGCCTGCACCCACCACCCCCAAAACACCTGAACCTACTACCCCCAAGGAGCCTGCACCTACCACCCCCAAGAAGCCTGAACCTACTACCCCCAAGAAGCCTGTACCCACCACCCCCAAGGAGCCTGCACCCACCACCCCCAAGGAGCCTGCACCCACCACCCCCAAAGCACCTGAACCTACTACCCCTAAGAAGCCTGAACCCACCACCCCTAAGAAGCCTGAACCCACCAGCCCCAAGGAGCCTGAACCCACCAGCCCCAAGGAGCCTGAACCCACTAGTCCCAAGGAGCCTGAACCCACCAGCCCCAAGGAGCCGGCTCCAACTTCTCCTGAGACACCTGCTCCAACCACCTCAAAGGCCTCtactcctcccactcctcccaaGAATCCTGCTGCATCAACTCCTGAGTTTCCTCTAGAACCCACACCAGAGGCTCTGGAAAACAGTCCCAAGGAGCCTGCTGTACCTACAACCAAGGCTCCCAAAGGAACCAAACCTGAAATGACTACCACAGTGAAGGATAAGACAACAGAAAAAGCCACGCAGACTACAACGGAAATTACAACCGCTACATCTAAGAGTACGACAGTAGATACAGCAACgccaaaagaagaaaaggctACTGAATCCAAAAAAACTACTACAACTGTGCAGGTAACCACTACCACCACCAAGGATGCCACGACATCATCCAAAGCTACTCCTAAGGAAACAACTCCTGCTTCCAAGGTGACGACGacaacaaaaaagacaactaCTACAACTGAAGAGTCTAGGAATACACCCGAAGAAACGACGACGACATCAGAAGATACAGCTACTAATTCTAAAATAACTCCTGAACTCCCAAATCCAACTAAAGCACCCCAGACACCCACTTCTACCAAAAAGCCCAACACGACACCTGCGGTGAGAAAACCCAAGCCGACACCGTCTCCCCCGAAGATGACAACGTCCACTGTGCCTACACCAAACCCCGCCCCTTCGGGGAAAGCCACACCCCCGACCTCCACCAGCTCTCACCAAGCGCCCAACTCAGAAGTGGTTGACGAAAATCCATGTGATGAAGATGCAAATGCTGCTGAAGAAGAAAAACCTCCTGTGAGCCTCAGGCCCCAGGTGTTGACTCCTATCATCATTCCAGGCTCTGATCTCATAGTGCAAGGACCCGACCAAGCTATTGGCATCAACCCCATGCTCTCAG ATGAGACTAATTTGTGCAATGGTAAGCCAGTAGATGGACTGACGACGCTGGCCAACGGGACGTTAGTTGCATTTCGAG GTCATTATTTCTGGATGCTAAATCCATCCaggccaccacctcctcctcgcAGGATTACTGAAGTTTGGGGCATCCCCTCCCCCATTGATACTGTTTTTACCAGGTGCAACTGTGAAGGCAAAACTTTCTTCTTTAAG GATTCTCAGTACTGGCGTTTCACCAATGATGTACAAGATCCTGGGTACCCCAAACAGATTGTAAAAGGATTTGGAGGGCTAACTGGAAAAATAGTGGCAGCTCTTTCAATACCTAAATATAAGGACAGACCTGAAGCTGTGTATTTTTTCAAGAGAG GTGGCAGAGTGCAGGAGTACACTTACAGACAGGAACCCAACAGAAAGTGCGCCGCCAGGGGGCCGGCCATAAACTACCCCGTGTTTGGAGAAACGACCCAGGTCAGGAGACGTCGCTTCGAGCGGGGCACGGGGCCGCAAGTGCACACCATCAGGGTTCAGTACACGCCCATCAGAGTCCATTACCAAGACAGAG GCTTCCTCCACGAAGAGGCTAAAGTGAGCGCCCTGTGGAGAGGACTTCCCAGTGTGGTCACCTCGGCCGTAGCGCTGCCCAACCTCAGGAAACCCGACGGCTACGATTACTACGCCTTTTCTAGGG ATCGACACTACAACATCGACGTGCCCCGGAGGACTGCCCGAGCCGTCACCACCCGCTCTGGGCAGACCTTGTCCAACGTCTGGTACAACTGTCCTCAGGCCGGTGAGCAAGGGAAGAGACAATGA
- the PRG4 gene encoding proteoglycan 4 isoform X4, with protein MEWKMLPVCLLLLSVFSVQQVSSQELSCKGRCFESFSRGRECDCDSDCKKYGKCCPDYAAFCEEVHNPTTPPSPKTAPPPPPAGAPPPVKSTTKRSPKSTDKKKTKKVIESEEITEEHSVSENQESSSSSSSSSSSIRKFKSSKNSAANRELKKKPKVKDDKKPPPKKKPAPEPPVGDEAGSGLDNGDFKPTSTPDLPATQRSQVTTTSKVTTVTTTNSKPSPSPDSETSKQTSSTANTETTVETKETSVTTKETSTSAKEKTTSGTETRSSETTSTKDSVATTVSAKSTTEVETTAKSVNPTTTQKPSPTTTPKKPEPTTPKESAPTTPKAPEPTTPKKPAPTTPKEPAPTTPKTPEPTTPKKPAPTTPKEPAPTTPKTPEPTTPKEPAPTTPKKPEPTTPKKPVPTTPKEPAPTTPKEPAPTTPKAPEPTTPKKPEPTTPKKPEPTSPKEPEPTSPKEPEPTSPKEPEPTSPKEPAPTSPETPAPTTSKASTPPTPPKNPAASTPEFPLEPTPEALENSPKEPAVPTTKAPKGTKPEMTTTVKDKTTEKATQTTTEITTATSKSTTVDTATPKEEKATESKKTTTTVQVTTTTTKDATTSSKATPKETTPASKVTTTTKKTTTTTEESRNTPEETTTTSEDTATNSKITPELPNPTKAPQTPTSTKKPNTTPAVRKPKPTPSPPKMTTSTVPTPNPAPSGKATPPTSTSSHQAPNSEVVDENPCDEDANAAEEEKPPVSLRPQVLTPIIIPGSDLIVQGPDQAIGINPMLSDETNLCNGKPVDGLTTLANGTLVAFRGHYFWMLNPSRPPPPPRRITEVWGIPSPIDTVFTRCNCEGKTFFFKDSQYWRFTNDVQDPGYPKQIVKGFGGLTGKIVAALSIPKYKDRPEAVYFFKRGGRVQEYTYRQEPNRKCAARGPAINYPVFGETTQVRRRRFERGTGPQVHTIRVQYTPIRVHYQDRGFLHEEAKVSALWRGLPSVVTSAVALPNLRKPDGYDYYAFSRDRHYNIDVPRRTARAVTTRSGQTLSNVWYNCPQAGEQGKRQ; from the exons ATGGAGTGGAAGATGCTTCCTGTGTGCTTGTTGCTGCTCTCTGTTTTCTCGGTTCAGCAAGTGTCTTCTCAAG AGCTTTCCTGTAAAGGCCGCTGCTTCGAGTCCTTTTCCCGAGGGCGGGAGTGTGACTGCGACTCAGACTGTAAGAAGTACGGCAAGTGCTGTCCGGACTACGCCGCTTTCTGCGAGGAAG TGCATAACCCCACGACACCGCCGTCTCCAAAGACTGCGCCCCCACCTCCGCCTGCAGGAGCACCTCCGCCCGTCAAATCAACCACCAAACGTTCGCCCAAATCCACAGACAAGAAGAAGACTAAGAAAGTTATAGAATCAGAGGAAATAACAGAAG aacattctgtttctgaaaatcaagagtcttcctcctcctcttcctcttcctcttcaagTATTCGGAAATTCAAGTCTTCCAAAAACTCAGCTGCTAAtagagaattaaagaagaaacccaAAG TAAAAGATGACAAGAAACCACCTCCTAAAAAGAAACCTGCTCCAGAACCACCAGTTGGAGACGAAGCTGGAAGCGGACTGGACAACGGTGATTTCAAGCCCACCTCAACTCCGGACCTGCCTGCCACTCAGCGCAGTCAAGTCACCACAACCTCCAAGGTGACAACAGTGACAACGACAAATTCTAAACCCAGCCCGTCGCCTGACTCTGAAACATCCAAACAGACATCTTCGACAGCCAATACGGAGACAACAGTTGAAACTAAAGAGACTTCTGTAACAACTAAAGAGACTTCGACGAGTGCAAAAGAGAAAACGACTTCAGGCACAGAAACACGAAGTTCAGAAACAACATCTACTAAAGATTCGGTAGCCACGACAGTTTCTGCTAAATCTACAACCGAAGTTGAAACGACAGCCAAATCTGTTAATCCCACCACCACTCAAAagccttctcccaccaccacccccaaaaaGCCTGAGCCCACCACCCCCAAGGAGTCTGCACCCACCACCCCCAAGGCACCTGAACCTACTACCCCCAAGAAGCCTGCACCCACCACCCCCAAGGAGCCTGCACCCACCACCCCCAAAACACCTGAACCTACTACCCCCAAGAAGCCTGCACCCACGACCCCCAAGGAGCCTGCACCCACCACCCCCAAAACACCTGAACCTACTACCCCCAAGGAGCCTGCACCTACCACCCCCAAGAAGCCTGAACCTACTACCCCCAAGAAGCCTGTACCCACCACCCCCAAGGAGCCTGCACCCACCACCCCCAAGGAGCCTGCACCCACCACCCCCAAAGCACCTGAACCTACTACCCCTAAGAAGCCTGAACCCACCACCCCTAAGAAGCCTGAACCCACCAGCCCCAAGGAGCCTGAACCCACCAGCCCCAAGGAGCCTGAACCCACTAGTCCCAAGGAGCCTGAACCCACCAGCCCCAAGGAGCCGGCTCCAACTTCTCCTGAGACACCTGCTCCAACCACCTCAAAGGCCTCtactcctcccactcctcccaaGAATCCTGCTGCATCAACTCCTGAGTTTCCTCTAGAACCCACACCAGAGGCTCTGGAAAACAGTCCCAAGGAGCCTGCTGTACCTACAACCAAGGCTCCCAAAGGAACCAAACCTGAAATGACTACCACAGTGAAGGATAAGACAACAGAAAAAGCCACGCAGACTACAACGGAAATTACAACCGCTACATCTAAGAGTACGACAGTAGATACAGCAACgccaaaagaagaaaaggctACTGAATCCAAAAAAACTACTACAACTGTGCAGGTAACCACTACCACCACCAAGGATGCCACGACATCATCCAAAGCTACTCCTAAGGAAACAACTCCTGCTTCCAAGGTGACGACGacaacaaaaaagacaactaCTACAACTGAAGAGTCTAGGAATACACCCGAAGAAACGACGACGACATCAGAAGATACAGCTACTAATTCTAAAATAACTCCTGAACTCCCAAATCCAACTAAAGCACCCCAGACACCCACTTCTACCAAAAAGCCCAACACGACACCTGCGGTGAGAAAACCCAAGCCGACACCGTCTCCCCCGAAGATGACAACGTCCACTGTGCCTACACCAAACCCCGCCCCTTCGGGGAAAGCCACACCCCCGACCTCCACCAGCTCTCACCAAGCGCCCAACTCAGAAGTGGTTGACGAAAATCCATGTGATGAAGATGCAAATGCTGCTGAAGAAGAAAAACCTCCTGTGAGCCTCAGGCCCCAGGTGTTGACTCCTATCATCATTCCAGGCTCTGATCTCATAGTGCAAGGACCCGACCAAGCTATTGGCATCAACCCCATGCTCTCAG ATGAGACTAATTTGTGCAATGGTAAGCCAGTAGATGGACTGACGACGCTGGCCAACGGGACGTTAGTTGCATTTCGAG GTCATTATTTCTGGATGCTAAATCCATCCaggccaccacctcctcctcgcAGGATTACTGAAGTTTGGGGCATCCCCTCCCCCATTGATACTGTTTTTACCAGGTGCAACTGTGAAGGCAAAACTTTCTTCTTTAAG GATTCTCAGTACTGGCGTTTCACCAATGATGTACAAGATCCTGGGTACCCCAAACAGATTGTAAAAGGATTTGGAGGGCTAACTGGAAAAATAGTGGCAGCTCTTTCAATACCTAAATATAAGGACAGACCTGAAGCTGTGTATTTTTTCAAGAGAG GTGGCAGAGTGCAGGAGTACACTTACAGACAGGAACCCAACAGAAAGTGCGCCGCCAGGGGGCCGGCCATAAACTACCCCGTGTTTGGAGAAACGACCCAGGTCAGGAGACGTCGCTTCGAGCGGGGCACGGGGCCGCAAGTGCACACCATCAGGGTTCAGTACACGCCCATCAGAGTCCATTACCAAGACAGAG GCTTCCTCCACGAAGAGGCTAAAGTGAGCGCCCTGTGGAGAGGACTTCCCAGTGTGGTCACCTCGGCCGTAGCGCTGCCCAACCTCAGGAAACCCGACGGCTACGATTACTACGCCTTTTCTAGGG ATCGACACTACAACATCGACGTGCCCCGGAGGACTGCCCGAGCCGTCACCACCCGCTCTGGGCAGACCTTGTCCAACGTCTGGTACAACTGTCCTCAGGCCGGTGAGCAAGGGAAGAGACAATGA
- the PRG4 gene encoding proteoglycan 4 isoform X1 — MEWKMLPVCLLLLSVFSVQQVSSQDVSSCAGRCGEGYSRDTPCSCDYNCQHYMECCPDFKRVCTVELSCKGRCFESFSRGRECDCDSDCKKYGKCCPDYAAFCEEVHNPTTPPSPKTAPPPPPAGAPPPVKSTTKRSPKSTDKKKTKKVIESEEITEEHSVSENQESSSSSSSSSSSIRKFKSSKNSAANRELKKKPKVKDDKKPPPKKKPAPEPPVGDEAGSGLDNGDFKPTSTPDLPATQRSQVTTTSKVTTVTTTNSKPSPSPDSETSKQTSSTANTETTVETKETSVTTKETSTSAKEKTTSGTETRSSETTSTKDSVATTVSAKSTTEVETTAKSVNPTTTQKPSPTTTPKKPEPTTPKESAPTTPKAPEPTTPKKPAPTTPKEPAPTTPKTPEPTTPKKPAPTTPKEPAPTTPKTPEPTTPKEPAPTTPKKPEPTTPKKPVPTTPKEPAPTTPKEPAPTTPKAPEPTTPKKPEPTTPKKPEPTSPKEPEPTSPKEPEPTSPKEPEPTSPKEPAPTSPETPAPTTSKASTPPTPPKNPAASTPEFPLEPTPEALENSPKEPAVPTTKAPKGTKPEMTTTVKDKTTEKATQTTTEITTATSKSTTVDTATPKEEKATESKKTTTTVQVTTTTTKDATTSSKATPKETTPASKVTTTTKKTTTTTEESRNTPEETTTTSEDTATNSKITPELPNPTKAPQTPTSTKKPNTTPAVRKPKPTPSPPKMTTSTVPTPNPAPSGKATPPTSTSSHQAPNSEVVDENPCDEDANAAEEEKPPVSLRPQVLTPIIIPGSDLIVQGPDQAIGINPMLSDETNLCNGKPVDGLTTLANGTLVAFRGHYFWMLNPSRPPPPPRRITEVWGIPSPIDTVFTRCNCEGKTFFFKDSQYWRFTNDVQDPGYPKQIVKGFGGLTGKIVAALSIPKYKDRPEAVYFFKRGGRVQEYTYRQEPNRKCAARGPAINYPVFGETTQVRRRRFERGTGPQVHTIRVQYTPIRVHYQDRGFLHEEAKVSALWRGLPSVVTSAVALPNLRKPDGYDYYAFSRDRHYNIDVPRRTARAVTTRSGQTLSNVWYNCPQAGEQGKRQ, encoded by the exons ATGGAGTGGAAGATGCTTCCTGTGTGCTTGTTGCTGCTCTCTGTTTTCTCGGTTCAGCAAGTGTCTTCTCAAG aTGTGTCAAGCTGTGCAGGGAGATGTGGGGAAGGGTATTCTAGAGATACCCCCTGCAGCTGTGACTATAACTGTCAACACTACATGGAGTGCTGCCCCGATTTCAAGAGAGTCTGCACCGTGG AGCTTTCCTGTAAAGGCCGCTGCTTCGAGTCCTTTTCCCGAGGGCGGGAGTGTGACTGCGACTCAGACTGTAAGAAGTACGGCAAGTGCTGTCCGGACTACGCCGCTTTCTGCGAGGAAG TGCATAACCCCACGACACCGCCGTCTCCAAAGACTGCGCCCCCACCTCCGCCTGCAGGAGCACCTCCGCCCGTCAAATCAACCACCAAACGTTCGCCCAAATCCACAGACAAGAAGAAGACTAAGAAAGTTATAGAATCAGAGGAAATAACAGAAG aacattctgtttctgaaaatcaagagtcttcctcctcctcttcctcttcctcttcaagTATTCGGAAATTCAAGTCTTCCAAAAACTCAGCTGCTAAtagagaattaaagaagaaacccaAAG TAAAAGATGACAAGAAACCACCTCCTAAAAAGAAACCTGCTCCAGAACCACCAGTTGGAGACGAAGCTGGAAGCGGACTGGACAACGGTGATTTCAAGCCCACCTCAACTCCGGACCTGCCTGCCACTCAGCGCAGTCAAGTCACCACAACCTCCAAGGTGACAACAGTGACAACGACAAATTCTAAACCCAGCCCGTCGCCTGACTCTGAAACATCCAAACAGACATCTTCGACAGCCAATACGGAGACAACAGTTGAAACTAAAGAGACTTCTGTAACAACTAAAGAGACTTCGACGAGTGCAAAAGAGAAAACGACTTCAGGCACAGAAACACGAAGTTCAGAAACAACATCTACTAAAGATTCGGTAGCCACGACAGTTTCTGCTAAATCTACAACCGAAGTTGAAACGACAGCCAAATCTGTTAATCCCACCACCACTCAAAagccttctcccaccaccacccccaaaaaGCCTGAGCCCACCACCCCCAAGGAGTCTGCACCCACCACCCCCAAGGCACCTGAACCTACTACCCCCAAGAAGCCTGCACCCACCACCCCCAAGGAGCCTGCACCCACCACCCCCAAAACACCTGAACCTACTACCCCCAAGAAGCCTGCACCCACGACCCCCAAGGAGCCTGCACCCACCACCCCCAAAACACCTGAACCTACTACCCCCAAGGAGCCTGCACCTACCACCCCCAAGAAGCCTGAACCTACTACCCCCAAGAAGCCTGTACCCACCACCCCCAAGGAGCCTGCACCCACCACCCCCAAGGAGCCTGCACCCACCACCCCCAAAGCACCTGAACCTACTACCCCTAAGAAGCCTGAACCCACCACCCCTAAGAAGCCTGAACCCACCAGCCCCAAGGAGCCTGAACCCACCAGCCCCAAGGAGCCTGAACCCACTAGTCCCAAGGAGCCTGAACCCACCAGCCCCAAGGAGCCGGCTCCAACTTCTCCTGAGACACCTGCTCCAACCACCTCAAAGGCCTCtactcctcccactcctcccaaGAATCCTGCTGCATCAACTCCTGAGTTTCCTCTAGAACCCACACCAGAGGCTCTGGAAAACAGTCCCAAGGAGCCTGCTGTACCTACAACCAAGGCTCCCAAAGGAACCAAACCTGAAATGACTACCACAGTGAAGGATAAGACAACAGAAAAAGCCACGCAGACTACAACGGAAATTACAACCGCTACATCTAAGAGTACGACAGTAGATACAGCAACgccaaaagaagaaaaggctACTGAATCCAAAAAAACTACTACAACTGTGCAGGTAACCACTACCACCACCAAGGATGCCACGACATCATCCAAAGCTACTCCTAAGGAAACAACTCCTGCTTCCAAGGTGACGACGacaacaaaaaagacaactaCTACAACTGAAGAGTCTAGGAATACACCCGAAGAAACGACGACGACATCAGAAGATACAGCTACTAATTCTAAAATAACTCCTGAACTCCCAAATCCAACTAAAGCACCCCAGACACCCACTTCTACCAAAAAGCCCAACACGACACCTGCGGTGAGAAAACCCAAGCCGACACCGTCTCCCCCGAAGATGACAACGTCCACTGTGCCTACACCAAACCCCGCCCCTTCGGGGAAAGCCACACCCCCGACCTCCACCAGCTCTCACCAAGCGCCCAACTCAGAAGTGGTTGACGAAAATCCATGTGATGAAGATGCAAATGCTGCTGAAGAAGAAAAACCTCCTGTGAGCCTCAGGCCCCAGGTGTTGACTCCTATCATCATTCCAGGCTCTGATCTCATAGTGCAAGGACCCGACCAAGCTATTGGCATCAACCCCATGCTCTCAG ATGAGACTAATTTGTGCAATGGTAAGCCAGTAGATGGACTGACGACGCTGGCCAACGGGACGTTAGTTGCATTTCGAG GTCATTATTTCTGGATGCTAAATCCATCCaggccaccacctcctcctcgcAGGATTACTGAAGTTTGGGGCATCCCCTCCCCCATTGATACTGTTTTTACCAGGTGCAACTGTGAAGGCAAAACTTTCTTCTTTAAG GATTCTCAGTACTGGCGTTTCACCAATGATGTACAAGATCCTGGGTACCCCAAACAGATTGTAAAAGGATTTGGAGGGCTAACTGGAAAAATAGTGGCAGCTCTTTCAATACCTAAATATAAGGACAGACCTGAAGCTGTGTATTTTTTCAAGAGAG GTGGCAGAGTGCAGGAGTACACTTACAGACAGGAACCCAACAGAAAGTGCGCCGCCAGGGGGCCGGCCATAAACTACCCCGTGTTTGGAGAAACGACCCAGGTCAGGAGACGTCGCTTCGAGCGGGGCACGGGGCCGCAAGTGCACACCATCAGGGTTCAGTACACGCCCATCAGAGTCCATTACCAAGACAGAG GCTTCCTCCACGAAGAGGCTAAAGTGAGCGCCCTGTGGAGAGGACTTCCCAGTGTGGTCACCTCGGCCGTAGCGCTGCCCAACCTCAGGAAACCCGACGGCTACGATTACTACGCCTTTTCTAGGG ATCGACACTACAACATCGACGTGCCCCGGAGGACTGCCCGAGCCGTCACCACCCGCTCTGGGCAGACCTTGTCCAACGTCTGGTACAACTGTCCTCAGGCCGGTGAGCAAGGGAAGAGACAATGA